A region of Meleagris gallopavo isolate NT-WF06-2002-E0010 breed Aviagen turkey brand Nicholas breeding stock chromosome 27, Turkey_5.1, whole genome shotgun sequence DNA encodes the following proteins:
- the LOC109371034 gene encoding LOW QUALITY PROTEIN: CD48 antigen-like (The sequence of the model RefSeq protein was modified relative to this genomic sequence to represent the inferred CDS: inserted 1 base in 1 codon), protein MFHEYVSATGDLRLAAFGVPLGGLPEMLSVDFGHQXGMKVAVVLTGQLLVFFVKAWAQQDQTHVEGLSGGVAYLIPRKQGFFHKVEWRFGKDLKIAIHENGEKVRYPNGPYKDRLKLFPNNTLRMDHLRKNDSNTYWVYMEDSAGTEHPESIRLHVYDAVPKPTINFVVNESNLESCEVIVNCSVELEDVTYEWLPPKKIASNGGSELFLSFSPLMEVYTCVAKNPVSSNSSKLIHRHPCSWEAESSAVTTSTKTSVQVSLGCLLLLLFSLP, encoded by the exons ATGTTTCATGAATACGTATCTGCGACTGGAGACCTCAGACTTGCAGCTTTTGGGGTGCCGCTGGGGGGCTTGCCTGAGATGCTCAGTGTGGATTTTGGACACC CTGGAATGAAGGTGGCAGTGGTGCTCACTGGGcagcttcttgttttcttcGTGAAAG catgGGCGCAGCAGGACCAGACACACGTGGAAGGGCTTAGCGGTGGGGTGGCCTACCTCATCCCCAGAAAACAGGGCTTCTTCCACAAAGTTGAGTGGCGCTTCGGCAAGGACCTGAAAATTGCCATCCATGAGAATGGGGAGAAGGTCCGCTACCCCAATGGCCCTTACAAGGATCGCCTGAAACTCTTCCCCAACAACACCTTGAGGATGGACCACCTgagaaaaaatgacagcaacaCCTACTGGGTGTATATGGAGGATAGTGCAGGCACAGAGCACCCTGAAAGCATCCGACTGCATGTGTATG ACGCGGTCCCCAAACCCACCATAAATTTTGTGGTGAATGAGAGCAACCTGGAGAGCTGCGAAGTCATCGTGAATTGCTCAGTGGAGCTGGAGGATGTCACTTATGAGTGGTTGCCTCCCAAGAAGATCGCATCAAATGGAGGCAGTGAGCTGTTCCTCTCCTTCAGCCCCTTGATGGAAGTCTACACCTGCGTAGCCAAGAACCCCGTCTCCTCCAACAGCTCTAAACTGATCCACAGGCACCCCTGCTCCTGGGAAG CTGAGTCCTCTGCTGTTACTACCTCCACCAAGACCAGCGTGCAGGTGTCTCTGGGatgtctcctcctcctcctcttcagtCTGCCTTAA
- the LOC104914407 gene encoding natural killer cell receptor 2B4-like isoform X4, whose translation MGACRTHPSSICTKKCCPERMEQQHVGCSTGVPIPDCPSAWGHCAHLMPSTEAEGCRDRAVLSGTDLQLLLEEPLPLEWTAVEWKVVLGAEPRQRILTVRKDEVEPANSSLSRRATFLWEPLSLHISAVTKADSGNYSAEIEHSHGSVLNKCFHVSVWEPVGSPHLERHVLQQEQEWCSFQLSCAVPGATAVSYSWSRDSEPLGNQSVLEVPKDVQPGLYVCNVSNPASWSTASIDMAAACTQTGLFGAVPWWAVIVMLVLAVCIAGSTTYWCWRRRRRKDRPAAPTSPAPPEHTEQSLTVYEEVGKLQTGQEPNGNSEAHVVGNTVYAVVNPKGQRPRSPQKPESCTIYSTVQHRMRSPSFKRKKLDRALVSTAYMEVTAPLRRYPSSQNSSTSPTDHHNS comes from the exons ATGGGTGCATGCAGGacccatcccagctccatcTGCACCAAGAAgtgttgcccagagaggatgGAGCAGCAGCACGTGGGGTGCAGCACAGGGGTCCCCATCCCAGACTGTCCCTCTGCGTGGGGACACTGTGCTCACCTCATGCCTTCCACAGAggctgaaggctgcagggacagagcagTGCTCAGCGGTACggatctgcagctgctgctggaggaaccACTGCCACTGGAATGGACAGCTGTTGAGTGGAAAGTGGTACTGGGGGCAGAACCCCGGCAGCGCATCCTGACGGTTCGGAAGGATGAAGTTGAACCTGCAAACAGTTCTCTTTCTCGGAGAGCCACCTTCCTCTGGGAGCCCCTCTCCCTGCACATCAGTGCTGTCACCAAAGCAGACAGTGGCAACTATTCTGCAGAGATCGAACACTCACATGGCTCCGTTTTGAACAAGTGCTTCCACGTGTCAGTGTGGG agcCTGTGGGCAGCCCACACCTGGAGAGACacgtgctgcagcaggagcaggaatgGTGCAGCTTCCAGCTGTCCTGTGCTGTGCCTGGGGCCACCGCCGTGTCCTACAGCTGGTCCCGTGACAGTGAGCCACTGGGCAACCAGAGTGTGCTGGAAGTGCCCAAGGATGTGCAGCCTGGGCTCTATGTCTGCAATGTGAGCAACCCGGCCAGCTGGAGCACAGCTAGCATAGACATGGCCGCAGCCTGCACCCAGACAG GGCTGTTTGGTGCCGTCCCATGGTGGGCAGTGATCGTGATGCTGGTTCTGGCTGTTTGCATTGCTGGCTCCACCACCTACtggtgctggaggaggaggaggaggaaggaccGCCCTGCAG CTCCGACCTCCCCAGCTCCCCCTGAACACACAGAGCAATCGCTGACTGTCTATGAGGAGGTGGGCAAACTCCAAACCGGTCAGGAGCCT AACGGGAACAGTGAGGCTCACGTGGTAGGAAACACTGTCTACGCTGTCGTCAACCCCAAAGGACAG AGGCCCAGAAGCCCTCAGAAGCCTGAAAGCTGTACCATTTACTCCACTGTTCAGCACAGGATGAGG TCCCCCTCCTTCAAGAGGAAGAAGTTGGACCGAGCTCTGGTTTCTACTGCCTATATGGAG GTGACGGCACCTTTGAGACGCTACCCCTCATCTCAGAACTCATCCACATCTCCCACAGACCACCACAACTCCTGA
- the LOC104914407 gene encoding natural killer cell receptor 2B4-like isoform X3 → MGACRTHPSSICTKKCCPERMEQQHVGCSTGVPIPDCPSAWGHCAHLMPSTEAEGCRDRAVLSGTDLQLLLEEPLPLEWTAVEWKVVLGAEPRQRILTVRKDEVEPANSSLSRRATFLWEPLSLHISAVTKADSGNYSAEIEHSHGSVLNKCFHVSVWEPVGSPHLERHVLQQEQEWCSFQLSCAVPGATAVSYSWSRDSEPLGNQSVLEVPKDVQPGLYVCNVSNPASWSTASIDMAAACTQTGDLSSAPSNPGLFGAVPWWAVIVMLVLAVCIAGSTTYWCWRRRRRKDRPAAPTSPAPPEHTEQSLTVYEEVGKLQTGQEPNGNSEAHVVGNTVYAVVNPKGQSPSFKRKKLDRALVSTAYMEVTAPLRRYPSSQNSSTSPTDHHNS, encoded by the exons ATGGGTGCATGCAGGacccatcccagctccatcTGCACCAAGAAgtgttgcccagagaggatgGAGCAGCAGCACGTGGGGTGCAGCACAGGGGTCCCCATCCCAGACTGTCCCTCTGCGTGGGGACACTGTGCTCACCTCATGCCTTCCACAGAggctgaaggctgcagggacagagcagTGCTCAGCGGTACggatctgcagctgctgctggaggaaccACTGCCACTGGAATGGACAGCTGTTGAGTGGAAAGTGGTACTGGGGGCAGAACCCCGGCAGCGCATCCTGACGGTTCGGAAGGATGAAGTTGAACCTGCAAACAGTTCTCTTTCTCGGAGAGCCACCTTCCTCTGGGAGCCCCTCTCCCTGCACATCAGTGCTGTCACCAAAGCAGACAGTGGCAACTATTCTGCAGAGATCGAACACTCACATGGCTCCGTTTTGAACAAGTGCTTCCACGTGTCAGTGTGGG agcCTGTGGGCAGCCCACACCTGGAGAGACacgtgctgcagcaggagcaggaatgGTGCAGCTTCCAGCTGTCCTGTGCTGTGCCTGGGGCCACCGCCGTGTCCTACAGCTGGTCCCGTGACAGTGAGCCACTGGGCAACCAGAGTGTGCTGGAAGTGCCCAAGGATGTGCAGCCTGGGCTCTATGTCTGCAATGTGAGCAACCCGGCCAGCTGGAGCACAGCTAGCATAGACATGGCCGCAGCCTGCACCCAGACAGGTGATCTGTCCTCTGCTCCATCAAATCCAG GGCTGTTTGGTGCCGTCCCATGGTGGGCAGTGATCGTGATGCTGGTTCTGGCTGTTTGCATTGCTGGCTCCACCACCTACtggtgctggaggaggaggaggaggaaggaccGCCCTGCAG CTCCGACCTCCCCAGCTCCCCCTGAACACACAGAGCAATCGCTGACTGTCTATGAGGAGGTGGGCAAACTCCAAACCGGTCAGGAGCCT AACGGGAACAGTGAGGCTCACGTGGTAGGAAACACTGTCTACGCTGTCGTCAACCCCAAAGGACAG TCCCCCTCCTTCAAGAGGAAGAAGTTGGACCGAGCTCTGGTTTCTACTGCCTATATGGAG GTGACGGCACCTTTGAGACGCTACCCCTCATCTCAGAACTCATCCACATCTCCCACAGACCACCACAACTCCTGA
- the LOC104914407 gene encoding natural killer cell receptor 2B4-like isoform X1 — protein sequence MGACRTHPSSICTKKCCPERMEQQHVGCSTGVPIPDCPSAWGHCAHLMPSTEAEGCRDRAVLSGTDLQLLLEEPLPLEWTAVEWKVVLGAEPRQRILTVRKDEVEPANSSLSRRATFLWEPLSLHISAVTKADSGNYSAEIEHSHGSVLNKCFHVSVWEPVGSPHLERHVLQQEQEWCSFQLSCAVPGATAVSYSWSRDSEPLGNQSVLEVPKDVQPGLYVCNVSNPASWSTASIDMAAACTQTGDLSSAPSNPGLFGAVPWWAVIVMLVLAVCIAGSTTYWCWRRRRRKDRPAAPTSPAPPEHTEQSLTVYEEVGKLQTGQEPNGNSEAHVVGNTVYAVVNPKGQRPRSPQKPESCTIYSTVQHRMRSPSFKRKKLDRALVSTAYMEVTAPLRRYPSSQNSSTSPTDHHNS from the exons ATGGGTGCATGCAGGacccatcccagctccatcTGCACCAAGAAgtgttgcccagagaggatgGAGCAGCAGCACGTGGGGTGCAGCACAGGGGTCCCCATCCCAGACTGTCCCTCTGCGTGGGGACACTGTGCTCACCTCATGCCTTCCACAGAggctgaaggctgcagggacagagcagTGCTCAGCGGTACggatctgcagctgctgctggaggaaccACTGCCACTGGAATGGACAGCTGTTGAGTGGAAAGTGGTACTGGGGGCAGAACCCCGGCAGCGCATCCTGACGGTTCGGAAGGATGAAGTTGAACCTGCAAACAGTTCTCTTTCTCGGAGAGCCACCTTCCTCTGGGAGCCCCTCTCCCTGCACATCAGTGCTGTCACCAAAGCAGACAGTGGCAACTATTCTGCAGAGATCGAACACTCACATGGCTCCGTTTTGAACAAGTGCTTCCACGTGTCAGTGTGGG agcCTGTGGGCAGCCCACACCTGGAGAGACacgtgctgcagcaggagcaggaatgGTGCAGCTTCCAGCTGTCCTGTGCTGTGCCTGGGGCCACCGCCGTGTCCTACAGCTGGTCCCGTGACAGTGAGCCACTGGGCAACCAGAGTGTGCTGGAAGTGCCCAAGGATGTGCAGCCTGGGCTCTATGTCTGCAATGTGAGCAACCCGGCCAGCTGGAGCACAGCTAGCATAGACATGGCCGCAGCCTGCACCCAGACAGGTGATCTGTCCTCTGCTCCATCAAATCCAG GGCTGTTTGGTGCCGTCCCATGGTGGGCAGTGATCGTGATGCTGGTTCTGGCTGTTTGCATTGCTGGCTCCACCACCTACtggtgctggaggaggaggaggaggaaggaccGCCCTGCAG CTCCGACCTCCCCAGCTCCCCCTGAACACACAGAGCAATCGCTGACTGTCTATGAGGAGGTGGGCAAACTCCAAACCGGTCAGGAGCCT AACGGGAACAGTGAGGCTCACGTGGTAGGAAACACTGTCTACGCTGTCGTCAACCCCAAAGGACAG AGGCCCAGAAGCCCTCAGAAGCCTGAAAGCTGTACCATTTACTCCACTGTTCAGCACAGGATGAGG TCCCCCTCCTTCAAGAGGAAGAAGTTGGACCGAGCTCTGGTTTCTACTGCCTATATGGAG GTGACGGCACCTTTGAGACGCTACCCCTCATCTCAGAACTCATCCACATCTCCCACAGACCACCACAACTCCTGA
- the LOC104914407 gene encoding natural killer cell receptor 2B4-like isoform X2: MGACRTHPSSICTKKCCPERMEQQHVGCSTGVPIPDCPSAWGHCAHLMPSTEAEGCRDRAVLSGTDLQLLLEEPLPLEWTAVEWKVVLGAEPRQRILTVRKDEVEPANSSLSRRATFLWEPLSLHISAVTKADSGNYSAEIEHSHGSVLNKCFHVSVWEPVGSPHLERHVLQQEQEWCSFQLSCAVPGATAVSYSWSRDSEPLGNQSVLEVPKDVQPGLYVCNVSNPASWSTASIDMAAACTQTGDLSSAPSNPGLFGAVPWWAVIVMLVLAVCIAGSTTYWCWRRRRRKDRPAAPTSPAPPEHTEQSLTVYEEVGKLQTGQEPNGNSEAHVVGNTVYAVVNPKGQRPRSPQKPESCTIYSTVQHRMRSPSFKRKKLDRALVSTAYMEVTGTGQQTDEPCTPPLQVPRS, translated from the exons ATGGGTGCATGCAGGacccatcccagctccatcTGCACCAAGAAgtgttgcccagagaggatgGAGCAGCAGCACGTGGGGTGCAGCACAGGGGTCCCCATCCCAGACTGTCCCTCTGCGTGGGGACACTGTGCTCACCTCATGCCTTCCACAGAggctgaaggctgcagggacagagcagTGCTCAGCGGTACggatctgcagctgctgctggaggaaccACTGCCACTGGAATGGACAGCTGTTGAGTGGAAAGTGGTACTGGGGGCAGAACCCCGGCAGCGCATCCTGACGGTTCGGAAGGATGAAGTTGAACCTGCAAACAGTTCTCTTTCTCGGAGAGCCACCTTCCTCTGGGAGCCCCTCTCCCTGCACATCAGTGCTGTCACCAAAGCAGACAGTGGCAACTATTCTGCAGAGATCGAACACTCACATGGCTCCGTTTTGAACAAGTGCTTCCACGTGTCAGTGTGGG agcCTGTGGGCAGCCCACACCTGGAGAGACacgtgctgcagcaggagcaggaatgGTGCAGCTTCCAGCTGTCCTGTGCTGTGCCTGGGGCCACCGCCGTGTCCTACAGCTGGTCCCGTGACAGTGAGCCACTGGGCAACCAGAGTGTGCTGGAAGTGCCCAAGGATGTGCAGCCTGGGCTCTATGTCTGCAATGTGAGCAACCCGGCCAGCTGGAGCACAGCTAGCATAGACATGGCCGCAGCCTGCACCCAGACAGGTGATCTGTCCTCTGCTCCATCAAATCCAG GGCTGTTTGGTGCCGTCCCATGGTGGGCAGTGATCGTGATGCTGGTTCTGGCTGTTTGCATTGCTGGCTCCACCACCTACtggtgctggaggaggaggaggaggaaggaccGCCCTGCAG CTCCGACCTCCCCAGCTCCCCCTGAACACACAGAGCAATCGCTGACTGTCTATGAGGAGGTGGGCAAACTCCAAACCGGTCAGGAGCCT AACGGGAACAGTGAGGCTCACGTGGTAGGAAACACTGTCTACGCTGTCGTCAACCCCAAAGGACAG AGGCCCAGAAGCCCTCAGAAGCCTGAAAGCTGTACCATTTACTCCACTGTTCAGCACAGGATGAGG TCCCCCTCCTTCAAGAGGAAGAAGTTGGACCGAGCTCTGGTTTCTACTGCCTATATGGAGGTAacaggcacagggcagcagaCAGATGAGCCCTGCACACCTCCTCTCCAAGTACCACGCTCTTGA
- the VANGL2 gene encoding vang-like protein 2 isoform X1 translates to MDNESQYSGYSYKSGHSRSSRKHRDRRDRHRSKSRDGSRGDKSVTIQAPGEPLLDNESTRGDERDDNWGETTTVVTGTSEHSISHDDITRITKDMEDSAHLDCSRHLGVALAGALALLAFLTPLAFMLLPQLLWREELEPCGTPCEGLFISVAFKLLILLLGSWALFFRRPKAFFPRVFVFRALLMVLVFLLVVSYWLFYGVRILDSRDRNYQGIVQYAVSLVDALLFVHYLAVVLLELRQLQPQFTLKAVRSTDGASRFYNVGHLSIQRAAIWILENYYHDFPVYNPALLNLPKSVLSKKMSGFKVYSLGEENTTNNSTGQSRAVIAAAARRRDNSHNEYYYEEAEHERRVRKRRARLVVAVEEAFTHIKRLQDEDQKNPREIMDPREAAQAIFASMARAMQKYLRTTKQQPYHTMESILQHLEFCITHDMTPKAFLERYLSAGPTIQYHKDRWLAKQWTLVSEEPVTNGLKDGVVFVLKRHDFSLVISAKKIPFFKLSEEFVDPKSHKFVMRLQSETSV, encoded by the exons ATGGACAATGAGTCGCAGTACTCGGGCTACTCCTACAAATCCGGGCACTCCCGCAGCTCCCGCAAGCACAG GGACCGACGGGACCGGCACCGCTCCAAGAGCCGGGATGGGAGCCGTGGGGACAAGTCAGTGACCATCCAGGCACCAGGAGAGCCCCTGCTGGACAACGAATCGACGCGGGGGGATGAGAGG gATGACAACTGGGGCGAGACCACCACGGTGGTGACGGGGACGTCGGAGCACAGCATCTCACACGATGACATCACACGCATCACCAAGGACATGGAGGACAGCGCGCACCTGGACTGCTCACGGCACTTGGGCGTCGCGCTGGCCGGGGCATTGGCTCTGCTCGCCTTCCTCACCCCTCTCGCCTTCAtgctgctgccccagctgctgTGGCGGGAGGAGCTGGAGCCCTGCGGGACGCCCTGCGAGGGGCTTTTCATCTCGGTGGCCTTCAAACTCCTCATCCTCCTGCTGGGTAGCTGGGCGCTCTTCTTTCGCCGCCCCAAGGCCTTTTTCCCGCGCGTCTTCGTCTTCCGTGCGCTGCTCATGGTGCTCGTCTTCCTCCTGGTCGTCTCCTACTGGCTCTTCTATGGCGTGCGCATCCTAGACTCGCGGGACCGCAATTACCAGGGCATCGTGCAGTATGCTGTCTCGCTGGTGGACGCGCTGCTCTTTGTGCACTACTTGGCTGTGGTGCTGCTCGAGCTGCGCCAGCTCCAGCCCCAGTTCACACTCAAGGCCGTGCGCTCCACCGACGGGGCCAGCCGCTTCTACAACGTCGGGCACCTCAG catccAACGTGCAGCCATCTGGATCCTGGAGAACTATTACCATGATTTCCCAGTCTACAATCCTGCCCTCCTCAACCTGCCAAAATCCGTCCTGTCCAAGAAAATGTCCGGGTTTAAAGTCTATTCCCTCGGCGAGG aaaatacCACCAACAACTCCACGGGACAGTCCCGGGCTGTCATCGCTGCGGCCGCCCGCCGGCGCGACAACAGCCATAATGAGTACTACTATGAGGAGGCAGAGCATGAGCGCAGGGTGCGGAAACGCCGCGCCAG GCTGGTGGTGGCAGTGGAAGAGGCCTTCACCCACATCAAGCGGCTGCAGGACGAGGACCAGAAGAACCCACGGGAGATCATGGACCCACGGGAGGCAGCCCAGGCTATCTTTGCCTCCATGGCACGGGCCATGCAGAAGTACCTGCGCACCACCAAGCAGCAGCCCTACCACACCATGGAGAGCATCCTGCAGCACCTTGAGTTCTGCATCACCCATGACATGACGCCCAAG GCGTTCCTGGAGCGGTACCTGAGCGCCGGGCCCACTATCCAGTACCACAAGGACCGCTGGCTGGCCAAGCAGTGGACGCTGGTCAGTGAGGAGCCAGTGACCAACGGCCTGAAGGACGGGGTGGTCTTCGTGCTGAAGCGCCACGACTTCAGCCTGGTGATCAGCGCCAAGAAGATCCCTTTTTTCAAGCTCTCGGAGGAGTTTGTGGACCCCAAGTCGCACAAGTTCGTCATGAGGCTGCAGTCTGAGACCTCCGTGTGA
- the VANGL2 gene encoding vang-like protein 2 isoform X2: MGVMAPASTPGLEDDNWGETTTVVTGTSEHSISHDDITRITKDMEDSAHLDCSRHLGVALAGALALLAFLTPLAFMLLPQLLWREELEPCGTPCEGLFISVAFKLLILLLGSWALFFRRPKAFFPRVFVFRALLMVLVFLLVVSYWLFYGVRILDSRDRNYQGIVQYAVSLVDALLFVHYLAVVLLELRQLQPQFTLKAVRSTDGASRFYNVGHLSIQRAAIWILENYYHDFPVYNPALLNLPKSVLSKKMSGFKVYSLGEENTTNNSTGQSRAVIAAAARRRDNSHNEYYYEEAEHERRVRKRRARLVVAVEEAFTHIKRLQDEDQKNPREIMDPREAAQAIFASMARAMQKYLRTTKQQPYHTMESILQHLEFCITHDMTPKAFLERYLSAGPTIQYHKDRWLAKQWTLVSEEPVTNGLKDGVVFVLKRHDFSLVISAKKIPFFKLSEEFVDPKSHKFVMRLQSETSV; the protein is encoded by the exons ATGGGGGTGATGGCTCCAGCCAGCACGCCAGGCTTGGAG gATGACAACTGGGGCGAGACCACCACGGTGGTGACGGGGACGTCGGAGCACAGCATCTCACACGATGACATCACACGCATCACCAAGGACATGGAGGACAGCGCGCACCTGGACTGCTCACGGCACTTGGGCGTCGCGCTGGCCGGGGCATTGGCTCTGCTCGCCTTCCTCACCCCTCTCGCCTTCAtgctgctgccccagctgctgTGGCGGGAGGAGCTGGAGCCCTGCGGGACGCCCTGCGAGGGGCTTTTCATCTCGGTGGCCTTCAAACTCCTCATCCTCCTGCTGGGTAGCTGGGCGCTCTTCTTTCGCCGCCCCAAGGCCTTTTTCCCGCGCGTCTTCGTCTTCCGTGCGCTGCTCATGGTGCTCGTCTTCCTCCTGGTCGTCTCCTACTGGCTCTTCTATGGCGTGCGCATCCTAGACTCGCGGGACCGCAATTACCAGGGCATCGTGCAGTATGCTGTCTCGCTGGTGGACGCGCTGCTCTTTGTGCACTACTTGGCTGTGGTGCTGCTCGAGCTGCGCCAGCTCCAGCCCCAGTTCACACTCAAGGCCGTGCGCTCCACCGACGGGGCCAGCCGCTTCTACAACGTCGGGCACCTCAG catccAACGTGCAGCCATCTGGATCCTGGAGAACTATTACCATGATTTCCCAGTCTACAATCCTGCCCTCCTCAACCTGCCAAAATCCGTCCTGTCCAAGAAAATGTCCGGGTTTAAAGTCTATTCCCTCGGCGAGG aaaatacCACCAACAACTCCACGGGACAGTCCCGGGCTGTCATCGCTGCGGCCGCCCGCCGGCGCGACAACAGCCATAATGAGTACTACTATGAGGAGGCAGAGCATGAGCGCAGGGTGCGGAAACGCCGCGCCAG GCTGGTGGTGGCAGTGGAAGAGGCCTTCACCCACATCAAGCGGCTGCAGGACGAGGACCAGAAGAACCCACGGGAGATCATGGACCCACGGGAGGCAGCCCAGGCTATCTTTGCCTCCATGGCACGGGCCATGCAGAAGTACCTGCGCACCACCAAGCAGCAGCCCTACCACACCATGGAGAGCATCCTGCAGCACCTTGAGTTCTGCATCACCCATGACATGACGCCCAAG GCGTTCCTGGAGCGGTACCTGAGCGCCGGGCCCACTATCCAGTACCACAAGGACCGCTGGCTGGCCAAGCAGTGGACGCTGGTCAGTGAGGAGCCAGTGACCAACGGCCTGAAGGACGGGGTGGTCTTCGTGCTGAAGCGCCACGACTTCAGCCTGGTGATCAGCGCCAAGAAGATCCCTTTTTTCAAGCTCTCGGAGGAGTTTGTGGACCCCAAGTCGCACAAGTTCGTCATGAGGCTGCAGTCTGAGACCTCCGTGTGA